From Malaya genurostris strain Urasoe2022 chromosome 2, Malgen_1.1, whole genome shotgun sequence:
CTATGTGATTTTGATTGGAACACGAAAACGGTGTAGTCGACATCCgcattgttttgttttattttctacGCGGCTTTTTCATGTCTCCAGTATCACATTCGCACATGTACACAACGATTATAAACAAGTTTGAATCGTAATCTCTATTTAAAACGATTAGGTTGAAGTAGGTGTTGATATTAATGTGATTATACCTGTAAGTGCAGCTTTGGTACTGATCGGTAAaggtaaattttcattttgatcgTGTTATTAAATTTCTTCATTGTGTACGATTTTCATGTTCTAACCACATGTCTAAACAATAAACAGGACATATTGTTTGTTCAGAAATGGATATTAATATGGATGGCTTCGTGGTGCCAAATATACAGGCTTGGTTTCGGCAAAACAGCTTCATGTGTACACCGGATAATGGATTACTTTATCTCTCACGGGTTGATATTAACTACATTGCCCCGCTTGCCAGCGGTCAGCTCCCGAAGTTTCGCATTGTCAACGCCAAAACGATGTAAGTTTTGTTATGCCGCTAGTTACCGTAATAATGTATGGATTTTGTGTTCGAAGGATCAAATCGTTGGCTTGCTCTCCGGACTGGACCGAGCGCCGAGAATTTGCAACCTACGACGAACAACATACGGTTCAGGTTTGGGATCTTGACAAAGGAGAATCGATAAAAGGTCACAAAGGCCATCAGCAATGGATACCATCGCGTCCGGAGAAAAACAACGAAGTCAGTTCTGCCATATGCTATGTCCACGAGCAGAAAATAATTTCGGTCGAACATTCGATTTTGATCGTCTACTGCTTACTTACCAATAGCTATAAAGCGTATCcggattttttctttcaaaacaaCATAATTGTTGCTCTTTCACCGTGTCCTTACGACCGTGATATCTTTGCTGCCGGACTGAAGAATGGCTTAGTGAAGATTGTTTCGCTCAAGAATATGTCAGTGCTGCACAATCTGCGCGGTCACGATAGAGAGATCGTATCGATCGAATGGATGAGGGTTCCGGTGCGATCGCAACCTCCGGTGGACAACTGGAGAGGCGAGGAGCGGCCGAAGAAAGAAGCTCGTAAGAAAAAGGACAAGAAAGTCGAGGGTGAGTTTGGCTGATATTGCAGTGAGATGGTgaagttttaatattttcattttatttgtttttaagaaACACCAAAGAAACCCGACTCGAACTCTACACCCGCAGTGGACACATCGGATATATTCGATATTTATGATTACAACGAGCAGGAAGAAGAGTTTGGAACAATCGTGGACCACGTTACGTCGAGCTATGATAAGCAGGATCGTTTTCGGGATAAAGTTCATACAACGGAGGGTTTCAATTTTCTGGAGGCgtgtcaaaatttgaaagaagatATTATTAAAGCGAAACTGGAAGACGAGGCGGACGAAGACCACAGTCAACGCGATGTTGACGAGACGGAGGGAGCGCACACGTTGAATTCGGATGAAGAAAATGAGTTGGAATATGCGGATAAACTGAAAGATTTTATCATTATTGACGGTGAAGGAAAGGAGGAACCGAAAAGTGACTCCGAGGACGAATCGGAGGACGAACAAAAGGAGACAGGAACACCGCGGATAGTGCTGGCAACTACGAGTCGGGAGAATGTCATTCATTTTTGGAACTTCGACAGTGGAGTGGCCATCGATAGGGTAACTCTGCCGAACAATCAAGTGAGTCGACGCCTTTGCCCGGGAACATTTATTACCGCGGTTTGGCTGGATGACTCGAGAATAGTAGCAAATAGTATTACCGGAAACGTGTTTGAGTGGAAAGTTTCATTCTACTTTCGGGGACCCTCCATCAAGTGAGATTTGTTGGCTTTAGAATTTATAGCAGACAgttttaaataacaattttcCAATTTCAGAATGGTGGCAAAACGAAGTTCCAAGTTGTTTCCGGTAGATGCCACCGTTTTCGTTATTCGCTCTTTGGGTCCCATTGCTGATTATGATCCAAAAATGACTTACATTTGGTGTCAGTCGCTCAATCGGAAGTTAGTGGCTGTTTCCACTTCGGAAAAACCGGAAATCGTGGCCGATCTGACCTGTCTGGCCATCGGGAATACATGTGTCATTGAAAACCCAATGGAATCGACCGTGTAAGTTTGTTTGATTTCGATGTGGTTGCCCGGGCagttgaattttaattttatctttttcccTTCAAGGCTGGCCATCGGTTGTCCTGACAGAAGACTGGTTACCATGAACCTGGCAAGCATGGCCTATAACGAGGTTATCTGTGTGCctttcatgaacaaaatttgcTGCAAAGTAACCGCActggattggcatccggagcgGGAAAACATAATTGCGTTCGGAACGTCCGAGGGAAGAATCGGTATGCTGGATACAAACAATCAGATTAACGTACCGGTCCTGCTGCCGTCGTTCCTTTCGACCGATGTGTACAGCCTTAGATGGAGTGAAATTACCGATGAGATGCGGGTGCGGCAGACGGTGCTGTTTGCGACCGGTAAAAGCAAGATGGCGTACTACAAGATGAAACCCGGAAAGCACGGTACGTATATTCTTAAAGTAAATTTTCCCCAATCTATCTGATCAAACCACTCTTCCAGAGCTCGTCGAGATACATCAGTTTGGTATGGTTTCGGGTGTATCGGCTTCGGAGCAGTACCTGTTCGTGGGCACCCAGGATGGGTTTGTTTACGTTAGTGATCTCCACAAGAATCTTACGCAGTTGTACCGTCGAAGCATCACGCGTCGCTACATcacttcaatgcaattcaaggACAACGTTTTGGCGGTGGCATCGAATGAAAACAGTATTCGGTTGATTGATTTCAGCAGTGCGATTGATGGTGGGATATTGTCCGCGGTTTCACGGGGTCCAGTTCAGTCACAGTAATTTGTTTTCGTTGCAGATAAAGTTGATGATAATATTCGACTGTTGGAAGGCCACAGCAAAGGAGTTTGCTGTGTGCGCTGGGGTTACGGCGATAGCAAACTGCTGGTGTCCGGTGGATTCGACTGCACTTTTCGAGTGTGGGAAACGACTAGTTCCAGCTGTTTGGCGATATACAACAGTGTGGATGCAGTGTTTTGCGCCATTTTTTCGCCGGTGAACGAAGATGTTATTATTTTCACCGGAAAAGGAACAACATTGGCTTTCGTCGACTACACCAAGCTTCCCTCGATAGCCGAACCTACGGTTAAAAGTGAGTGGTTTCATTTTCCCTGTTAAATCatcaattttattttgtttgggTTTTTTAGAATCAAAGCAGTTGAAAACATGGGGGGTTAATTCCGAGGCCGGTCAAATTAAAAAGAAAGGCAGAGAAAGAATACGCGTTGCTAAATGCACTGAACAACTTGATTCACTTCGACTTTCAGGCGACAATCCGACTGAGAAGGTGGAGACGACCTCCGGTTATGAAGAAAGTAAAGAACCGCCTAAACCGGTGACATCCGTTGCTCAGGTGGACGAACTAGCAGATCAGTTGAAGGAGATTAAGTTCAAAGAGATCAAATCAACTCAACTGAAGACCAACGTTCCAACGACGTTCCATTTGGCCACTCGGGAGTTCAATAAGCCTACCAAGGTGCTTGAGTGCATCATCAGAGTGGCTAATTTCAAAGAACCAACCGACGAAGACGGCGATCAGGACGAAGACGATGGCGTAGTTCAAACAAAAGCAGACGATAAGTCTGACGAACCGCTGTATTTCAACGAGAAACTGTTCACAACAGAGGAACATCTTCGGCAGTTGATAGCGGAAGAAAGTGAGTagcatgaattttgatattatgacgagtaaataatttttttttcgtgataACTGCAGCCAAAAATCATCACGAGGCTCGAACATCATCCATCGGGACGATTCTTCTGCCGCAGATCGGCTTTCGATTGAAGGACGAGATTCTGGAGAGGATCGCATCCAGAACGCTAACGGATCAGCTCGTGGCTCTGGCTCCGTCAATTTCCTATGAGTATTGGCTTGTTCTGAATGTTTAATCATTCCACGTGCTAAATGTACCTTTTTTCTTTGCAGATTCTGGCGGAAATGTTGCGAAGCGTACGCGTACCAGTTTCTTGAAAAACAATACACTTTGGCGTCCATTCCATACTTTTTGGCAGGTCACAAGGTACGATTTTTAGTTTTGTACGTCGAAAATTAAAGTCTTCTTTTAGTTCTGTtgcatttggctaaaaacatgGGTCAGCGACCAGCggaaaatattgtttatttcaTAAAAAAGTACTTAAATATCGATCTAAATCGATTATCAAGAATTAGACatcatttctgtataaaatgttcaaaacgacgaatgtaacaatgagagattctctttgttttctttctctttcgattattgcgaaacattcctgcttttttcgggaatttcttcagtgcagattcaaagatgatagctttcgTTATtactatcggtaaataattggagtgctaacagtaccgtaataatcgaaagagaaagtaaacaaagataatctctcattgttacattcgtcgttttgaacattttattcaaatttctaTTTCTCAACCATGTGTGCACGCtacataaatacatttttcattgaaaaagtacgggtgtgtaatgtcagagacataactggatgtcgtgaatacgaataaaactgacacgatttgttCACACTTtcaaattcgaattgatagctgaTTGAttctgtgaattgtgaaacttttgaagtcgattatctcattttggatttgcatatttcattggaagaaactatcaagatgctgtacaggattcatttctgtcttttagaaagaccaaattgtggaattctctacgatatttggtacagttcgaaacatttttccCGAACGatcttcgcacagcgaaaagtgcacgaagcaaatcaaattattttggattttcactaaagtgatgatttttaccttcggtttgcaaagaagtaatcctaatagttctttaaataacatttagagccattagaacggctgatttgatATAATGcccatttttcgttttctttctctccaatgcaaacgaccagaagctctgttgcatgatgcaatcgctcttgtttgagttgaaactagctttgcgtacaactcGCCAGACATCCGCTCGcactgccaaatgatgcgaaactggtttaatacgtcttttcgccttgacgaccggtaggcaaatgagaactacgacctgagcgtttgagatttttaaccacgcagaaaatACGCTCTCAGATGCCGCTGTtggaatgcgtcttctcgccccgacgtctgcttccttCCAACGcagaagaagaaatgatcgattttcgaccacggttccccttttataacgttcagttgaagatatgtacctgactacctcaaaatcgtcgtccttgcgcgaaaaaaccaatcgaaagtaaagagttttccgtgttttcaaattttgagaaaacctaatatttgagttgtttgtcgttatctcacactattcaaaatattatcctaatttcctgatcatatttttgatgaaatagtgtaaggattatgttgctgccattaatacaagtcgagatgttcacgattaagttctgcccattcttccatatggcaaattttgaaaaggcgccccatagtaaagtaagtcgtattcacgacaaaaaagggcTGATGcttaatgtcagagatataaacggatgacgtgaatacgaataaaatggttGGTTCAGTTTCTTCGATGTAAAGAATctaaattctggaaccgaattttgaagccgaatgctagaactgaattctgaaacttaattttgatgCCAGATTCCGtgtactgaattctgaacctgaacttggaaactggattctaaaactgaattcttgatatggATTGTTGAACTGGTCAATGAATCtgtaatctggaactgaatttgagCTAAGGCTTCTGGTTCGGAGCTAAGTTctgaattttagttacagaatACCGGACTTGGATACAGTTTTCAAATTCTGATCCAAAATTCAGCTTCGAAACTGAGTTCTGTAATCCAGATGCAGAATTTAGCTCGAAAATCTTGTGCATTCCTGTCTGTTTCTTAACaaacgatttatttatttatttatagtaaaatcaacagacacgatGTGGTCCTAATGATTAATTCTAATACTATGTAAGAATTTGATCCGTGTTTTATGCCGTGAAAGATTGAAGTCGAACTCAGATGACACTCGATTGAATGACCGTTGTAAGCCGATAATCGCACCGTTTATCCCGTAGTTAGTGCggcgtaaaggaagtcgaagaaaagcgttgttgcggagagctcgaggacgaacattgatgttgatttcacGGAGCAAAGTGGGGCAGTCGATTCTATCATTCAAAACGTCTGCTATCATTAAAGCACGCGATAGCACCCGTCTTACTTGCAGTGTGTCTAGACCGATtagcaatccgcgactttcatagctcggtAGTTGATGAGAAGTGGTCCAAGGTAAACGGCGAAGAGCGAATCGAACGAATCTACGTTGAATCGACTCGATTCTATTAACGCCATTGaggtagtgagggttccaaacaGCTGAACAATATTCCAGAGTAGAGCGAACGAGTGAACAGTATAGGGATTTCAAGCAGTAAACATCCGTAAAATGCTTAGCCATTCTCATCACGAATCCAAGGCAGCGAGAAGCTTTAGCCACAATGTAGTTGGTGTGTTGCCTGAATGTTAACTGCTCGTCAAGAAAAACGCCGAGGTCCTTGATGCACGTCGATCTACCAATCATGAATCGCTCAATAAagtattcgaatttcaaaggcACTTTTTTTCTCGTAAACGTAATGATCGAGCATTTTTCTGGATTAACGGTCATGTGATTCAATTTGCACCAATCCGAAAATATTGCCATTTGTCGCTGAAGAAACGTCGCATCCTCCGAGGTGCGAATAACACGATAGATCTTGAGGTCATCTGCAAAAGATATGCGCGGTCCTTCCAGAGAAAAATTAACGTCGTTAAAGTAAAGCAAGAAGATCAAAGGGCCGAGATGGCTCCCCTGCGGAATTCCAGATGTTGCAACAAATTCTTCCGAAGCACAATCATCAATTTTAATCACAAGATGACGAttcctgagatatgattgtatccatCGAAGGACGTTTGTACCAAAACCAAGTCGATCCAGTTTTGCTATTGTGATGTCATGGTTAATTTTATCGAAGGCGAGGGAAAGATCGGTCTAGATTACGTCCGTCTGAAAACCATTTGACATGGCGTTGGTCACGTAAGATGTAAAGGATAATAGATTGGTGGTTGTGGAACGTTtaggcataaacccatgttgggAATCATCGATATACTGCTTGCAATGATTGAAAATTGGAGTCAGTATTACTTTTTCGAACAGCTTGGGAATAGCGCTTATACAAGTTATACCACGGTAGTTGTTTATATCTCTTTTGTCTCCTTTCTTGTAGACCGGAAACATGAATGAAGCTTTCCATAAGTTGGGGAATACTCCCGTAGCTAGTGACATATTAAATAAACAGCAAAGGGGGGCAATTAACCCGGTTGAACATTTCTTTAAGATGACTGCTGGTATGGCGTCTGGGCCTGCAGAGGTGGAAGCCttcataccaacgattgccgttTGTATCGATTCCTCGTCTATATTTATCGAGTGCAAAGCATAATTGGATACAGGAACATTATTCGCGGCGCGTGCTATTTCCTGCGGAGATAGAAAATCGCAAGAGAAAACACTTGCGAACCTTTCCGAGAACAGCTGGCAAATTTCTTGAGTAGACGAACCAATACGATCTCCGAATTGCATTTGTGATGGCAAACCAAattctttcctttgctcattaACATGCTTCCAGGAAGCTCTCGAGTTAGATTTCATTGTACGTTgtatattatttaaataacgTGCATGGTAACGCTTCCATCGGAAGTGGCACACCAATGTAAGCCGGGAAAGTTGAAATCACCGACAATCATGATTTCGTCAATGGGCGTCAAAGCGCTTGAGCAGACGAAATTTCGTTCAACGACTCAATGTGTGCATTAATAAGTTGTAAGTCACGACAACGGTCCGGAGGAAGATAAATCGCACAAACGAAAAGTGAGAAATCAAATAGTTTTATGCGCACCCATACCTGCTCGACACAAAATCCTGGTGTGTATTCAACCAGCTGAGCCTTCAGACGTCGATGTACCGCAATAAGTACTCCACCTCCTATGCTCTTGGGACTGTTACGACTGTTACGATCAGTACGGAAGACTTCGTAATTAGATCCGTACCCTAGAACGGATAATGTATTTCCGTTAAGCCACGTTTCAGAGAGAGCGATGATGTCGTTACAATCCTCCGCACATGCTAGCCCATAATCGTCAATACACGTGCTTATGCCGCCTACATTTTGGTAGTAGATGTGCAAATTGGATGTATGATTGCCGTTTGTTGTTATTTGGAAGACTCCTTCCATGCCACCGCGCACAGGATCGGGACGACTGATGAACGCAGACTGCAGAAGCTCTACTGTGGGTGACGTATCAGGAGCTTCCAGAATGCGAGGTGTCTCGGTGTGGCATAAATCGATGCGTTGTGCTCAGCGCTAGAGCAAGACGGCTGTTGAATGAATTCAGAATGCTGACTTCTGGAAGTGCGAAGCGGGTGAACACTAGAAGGCGACGATACAAAACAATACTTGCCTTGAGAAGACGTTTGGAAGACTCTCGTAGCACACCCacacacaggaccgggacggctgGAGAACGCTGGCGGCAGTGGCTCGACTGTGATGGGGGATACGAGCGCTTCCATAGCACCAACTTCAGCGCGTCCCAGCTTTCTCACATCATCACATGATCATAAGTCGGGTGTATTCAATAAAGCCTGCGACGAAGTACCGGGAG
This genomic window contains:
- the LOC131430402 gene encoding protein rigor mortis isoform X1, which encodes MDINMDGFVVPNIQAWFRQNSFMCTPDNGLLYLSRVDINYIAPLASGQLPKFRIVNAKTMIKSLACSPDWTERREFATYDEQHTVQVWDLDKGESIKGHKGHQQWIPSRPEKNNEVSSAICYVHEQKIISVEHSILIVYCLLTNSYKAYPDFFFQNNIIVALSPCPYDRDIFAAGLKNGLVKIVSLKNMSVLHNLRGHDREIVSIEWMRVPVRSQPPVDNWRGEERPKKEARKKKDKKVEETPKKPDSNSTPAVDTSDIFDIYDYNEQEEEFGTIVDHVTSSYDKQDRFRDKVHTTEGFNFLEACQNLKEDIIKAKLEDEADEDHSQRDVDETEGAHTLNSDEENELEYADKLKDFIIIDGEGKEEPKSDSEDESEDEQKETGTPRIVLATTSRENVIHFWNFDSGVAIDRVTLPNNQVSRRLCPGTFITAVWLDDSRIVANSITGNVFEWKVSFYFRGPSIKMVAKRSSKLFPVDATVFVIRSLGPIADYDPKMTYIWCQSLNRKLVAVSTSEKPEIVADLTCLAIGNTCVIENPMESTVLAIGCPDRRLVTMNLASMAYNEVICVPFMNKICCKVTALDWHPERENIIAFGTSEGRIGMLDTNNQINVPVLLPSFLSTDVYSLRWSEITDEMRVRQTVLFATGKSKMAYYKMKPGKHELVEIHQFGMVSGVSASEQYLFVGTQDGFVYVSDLHKNLTQLYRRSITRRYITSMQFKDNVLAVASNENSIRLIDFSSAIDDKVDDNIRLLEGHSKGVCCVRWGYGDSKLLVSGGFDCTFRVWETTSSSCLAIYNSVDAVFCAIFSPVNEDVIIFTGKGTTLAFVDYTKLPSIAEPTVKKSKQLKTWGVNSEAGQIKKKGRERIRVAKCTEQLDSLRLSGDNPTEKVETTSGYEESKEPPKPVTSVAQVDELADQLKEIKFKEIKSTQLKTNVPTTFHLATREFNKPTKVLECIIRVANFKEPTDEDGDQDEDDGVVQTKADDKSDEPLYFNEKLFTTEEHLRQLIAEETKNHHEARTSSIGTILLPQIGFRLKDEILERIASRTLTDQLVALAPSISYEFWRKCCEAYAYQFLEKQYTLASIPYFLAGHKITEAIEHLCKHKFFREAWAICKLRKADDDPILEVVSTEWAQYLESVGNLEGAALVWTASKQYQNAVAVLSKRKELTEDIQRAIDELNRKLQEAAE
- the LOC131430402 gene encoding protein rigor mortis isoform X2, which codes for MDINMDGFVVPNIQAWFRQNSFMCTPDNGLLYLSRVDINYIAPLASGQLPKFRIVNAKTMIKSLACSPDWTERREFATYDEQHTVQVWDLDKGESIKGHKGHQQWIPSRPEKNNEVSSAICYVHEQKIISVEHSILIVYCLLTNSYKAYPDFFFQNNIIVALSPCPYDRDIFAAGLKNGLVKIVSLKNMSVLHNLRGHDREIVSIEWMRVPVRSQPPVDNWRGEERPKKEARKKKDKKVEETPKKPDSNSTPAVDTSDIFDIYDYNEQEEEFGTIVDHVTSSYDKQDRFRDKVHTTEGFNFLEACQNLKEDIIKAKLEDEADEDHSQRDVDETEGAHTLNSDEENELEYADKLKDFIIIDGEGKEEPKSDSEDESEDEQKETGTPRIVLATTSRENVIHFWNFDSGVAIDRVTLPNNQVSRRLCPGTFITAVWLDDSRIVANSITGNVFEWKVSFYFRGPSIKMVAKRSSKLFPVDATVFVIRSLGPIADYDPKMTYIWCQSLNRKLVAVSTSEKPEIVADLTCLAIGNTCVIENPMESTVLAIGCPDRRLVTMNLASMAYNEVICVPFMNKICCKVTALDWHPERENIIAFGTSEGRIGMLDTNNQINVPVLLPSFLSTDVYSLRWSEITDEMRVRQTVLFATGKSKMAYYKMKPGKHELVEIHQFGMVSGVSASEQYLFVGTQDGFVYVSDLHKNLTQLYRRSITRRYITSMQFKDNVLAVASNENSIRLIDFSSAIDDKVDDNIRLLEGHSKGVCCVRWGYGDSKLLVSGGFDCTFRVWETTSSSCLAIYNSVDAVFCAIFSPVNEDVIIFTGKGTTLAFVDYTKLPSIAEPTVKSDNPTEKVETTSGYEESKEPPKPVTSVAQVDELADQLKEIKFKEIKSTQLKTNVPTTFHLATREFNKPTKVLECIIRVANFKEPTDEDGDQDEDDGVVQTKADDKSDEPLYFNEKLFTTEEHLRQLIAEETKNHHEARTSSIGTILLPQIGFRLKDEILERIASRTLTDQLVALAPSISYEFWRKCCEAYAYQFLEKQYTLASIPYFLAGHKITEAIEHLCKHKFFREAWAICKLRKADDDPILEVVSTEWAQYLESVGNLEGAALVWTASKQYQNAVAVLSKRKELTEDIQRAIDELNRKLQEAAE